The stretch of DNA TTATCCATCCCTATTTATCGTTGAATTTGGAAACGTTGAAGGAGATAAACAAGCTAATGTTTACGTTGAATCCTTTACTTACTCAGATATCCTTACAGAAAAGAATTTGATTCATTATCTTGACTAAAGTGAGAAATTTTCTCACTTTTTCTTTTTTTCTCCGAATAGTTTAAGTGAAGGTAATCTTCGATTTATATTATTTTTCAAGGAGGAAGAATGAAAATTTCACCATTTAAAGTAGCAGAGACAAGATTTTCTTTCAGAAAATCAGCTAAAAAGGTTGTTCCCTTTTTAGTAGTAGGATTGATGTTAGCAGCGGGTAATAGTGTATATGCCTATTCCGGAGGAAATGGATCGATTGCGCGTGGGGATGATTATCCTGCTCATTATAAAAATGGGAGCCAGGAGATTGATAAGTGGCGCATGTATTCTCGTCAGTGTACTTCTTTTGCAGCCTTTCGTTTGAGTAATGTCAATGGTTTTGAGATTCCGGCTGCTTATGGGAATGCGAATGAATGGGGCTATCGTGCTCGTCGTGAAGGTTATCGTGTCGATAATACACCAACGATTGGCTCTATTGCTTGGTCTACTGCAGGAACTTATGGTCATGTTGCTTGGGTGTCAAATGTAATAGGAGATGAGATTGAGATTGAAGAATACAATTATGGAATAAGGGAATCTTACAACAAGCGCATCGTGAAGGCAAATACTATGACGGGGTTTATTCATTTTAAAGATTTAGCTGGTGGCAGTGTTGGGAATAGTCAATCCTCAGCTTCAACAGGAGGAACACATTATTTTAAGACTAAGGCTGCTATCAAAAATCAGCCTCTAGCTAGCGCAACTGCGATTGATTACTATTATCCTGGGGAGAATGTTCATTATGATCAAATTCTCGAAAAAGATGGATACAAGTGGTTGAGTTATACGGCTTATAACGGAAGTCGTCGCTATATCCAGCTAGAGGGAGTAACCTCTTCACAGAATCAATCAGGGAATAGTTCTAACTATGGATCCAATAATGGATTGACTATTGGTTGGAAGAAAATAAATGGTAGTTGGTATCATTTCAAATCAAATGGGTCTAAATCAACGGGTTGGCTGAAAGACGGATCTAGTTGGTATTATTTGAAATCATCTGGTGAAATGCAGACAGGCTGGTTAAAGGAAAATGGTCTGTGGTATTATTTAGATAGTTCAGGGGCAATGAAAACGGGGTGGTATCAAGTCTCTGGTAAGTGGTATTATTCTTACTCTTCAGGCGCCTTAGCTGTCAATACGACAGTGGATGGCTACAGAGTAAATAGTGATGGAGTACGAGTATAGAAAATGGGAGTAGGAAAATTTCCTACTCTTTTCTGTAAGCAGTTTCCTTGACATTTTTTTGTTTTACGCTATCATATGTCCATATAATATATGGGAGTCTGTGTACAGTCTGAGAGGAAGTGTTAAACTTCGACCGCACCTGATCTGGGTAATGCCAGCGTAGGGAACGATACTTAGTCTATTATTGACCTTTTCCATATATGGTAAAGGTTTTTCTTGTTGTCAAAGGAAAACGAGAAGAGGAGGTTCTTATGAAAGCAAGCATTGCCTTGCAAGTTTTACCCCTATCACAGGGAATTGATCGGATTGCTGTTATCGATCAAGTCATTGCTTATCTGAAAGCTCAAGAAGTGACTATGGTGGTGACACCATTTGAAACGGTCTTGGAAGGGGAGTTTGATGAGCTTATGCGCATTCTCAAAGAAGCGCTAGAGGTGGCAGGGCAGGAGGCAGATAATGTCTTTGCTAATGTCAAAATAAATGTAGGAGAGATTTTAAGTATTGATGAGAAACTTGAAAAGTATACTGAGACGACACATTAGTCTATTGGGCTTTCTAGGGGTCTTGTCAATCTGGCAGCTAGCAGG from Streptococcus mitis encodes:
- a CDS encoding thiamine-binding protein, with the translated sequence MKASIALQVLPLSQGIDRIAVIDQVIAYLKAQEVTMVVTPFETVLEGEFDELMRILKEALEVAGQEADNVFANVKINVGEILSIDEKLEKYTETTH
- the cbpD gene encoding choline binding-anchored murein hydrolase CbpD, translated to MKISPFKVAETRFSFRKSAKKVVPFLVVGLMLAAGNSVYAYSGGNGSIARGDDYPAHYKNGSQEIDKWRMYSRQCTSFAAFRLSNVNGFEIPAAYGNANEWGYRARREGYRVDNTPTIGSIAWSTAGTYGHVAWVSNVIGDEIEIEEYNYGIRESYNKRIVKANTMTGFIHFKDLAGGSVGNSQSSASTGGTHYFKTKAAIKNQPLASATAIDYYYPGENVHYDQILEKDGYKWLSYTAYNGSRRYIQLEGVTSSQNQSGNSSNYGSNNGLTIGWKKINGSWYHFKSNGSKSTGWLKDGSSWYYLKSSGEMQTGWLKENGLWYYLDSSGAMKTGWYQVSGKWYYSYSSGALAVNTTVDGYRVNSDGVRV